In the Zingiber officinale cultivar Zhangliang chromosome 5A, Zo_v1.1, whole genome shotgun sequence genome, tacatttttaaaattttaatttttatttatttaatttttaaaatttttataatttttttaaatttttaaatttttataaatttttttaaaaattttttaaaatttttaaattttttacaatttttaaatttttttaaaaaattttaacatttttaaaatttttattttttattttaaaattttttttttttaaatttttatttttttatttttaaaaattatttttttaaaaaaaataatttttaaaattttttaaaacattttttattttttttacattttttcttttttttttcatgttttttcttatcggagggtatttttggtaaaaaaaaatcgttaaccccggaatcaacaaaaaccttagttttctgaggttttccgattccgggttgcatgacccttttgctgacgtgtcggacatggaacattacttgggaatcatcgaatacctaaatcaaacaaggtttttgttgataaccttggatggataaccaaggttatcaagaataaccccgaaccaaacgcaccctaagttcttctattgttttattatttcacatttattttttttgttacagttattattttaattttaatttctcttATTGGGTTATTCATCCCCTCCTCCTCTAAGATTCTTTAGCATTGTACTTGGTCCTTGGGGTCATGATGTCGCGGTAAGACATTCAGGTTGTCTCCCAGGTATTCGCGGTTCGAACCTAAGTTACgacgtatttgtaggaatttttctttcaaatggagagcgtaatcaaaggatgttggacttctgGGTTGGTCGTCGAATGCGCttttcgatttatcctgatgactgATGGAAAATTTTTATGGGATCGAGCCCATCATCCTGAGATAATCAATAAAGTTAACtgggatttttctttttctttaacatTGTACTTGATCTTTAGATACATTGGAAGAGTTCAATAGGCGTCAGCAATGGAGAAAGACTAACAAGTGATGGCAAAGAAAAGGTTCAATAGGTGTTCGCAAAAGTGATAGTCTTGGCAAGTCAAGATGTACCTACGGTTGGACAATTGAGAGGTCTAGAGGACAAAGTGGACCTAAGGTGAGATAAGTGTGGGTCCTAATTGGTCAAGATGAATCTAAGGCTAGGCAAGCGGCATCTTGGCAAGTTAAGAGCATCCACAGTGGGAGTTCTTTTAGAGCTCCCACTGTGATGTGGCAGTAATTAAAAACCTCCCTCCCATAGTGGAGGGAGGTTTTTCCCCTTAGAACGAAAAAGCGGCTCCGTAACTACGGAGCcgctttttcatattttttattttttatatattaatttttttaaataattgtaaaataaatttaaaaatcaacagctaaattaattataaaatttttttatataataatttcttttaattattaatgttatttagtaatttataaatttaaattttataaaaatttaatgatgtgtaatgtaaaatatgaaggagaaatgagaattatatataatgaaaagtgtggGACTCATGAGggagttgttgagaggttttttgatagtggaaagaggtatgaggtttttaacttttgatgtggcGTAAACATGGTAACGAAAAAACTCACAATGAGTTCTAACTACTGTGGATATCCTAAGGGGATCTAAGATTGGGCAAGTGAAAttgtgagtcaaggttgactttaGAAAATGAGGAAACCTAGGAGATAAAGTCTCTTGACAGAGGAAGTCCTAGATGCAAGACCTCTTggcaagacaaaaaaaaaaaaaaaaaaaaaatctcttcacACAGGAAGTTTCGGAGATAAGGTCTCTTGGCAAGATGaggaaacctcaaaggcatgacCTCCTTTTAAAGAAGTCTATATGAGATAATAGTCTATTAGTGACTTgtactttatgttttgggttgACTTAGGTGAGGATTGAAACTTAGAATTAATCAAAGTCGATGCTAGTCAACTGAAAGTTGCATTATTGAGTCAACTAGGTAGTCAATTCAGGTTAGTTTGCTAACGAAAAcaacttttttttatttgtaggCCAATAAACTTAATAGTCAATAATTAAAGCGAGATTAGCTTACTGGTGGTTAGTTTCAATCAACTAATAACACAACATATAAATTTTGGAATAAGATAATTGATTTGGCAAAGATCGGCAAGAGCCGTAAAATGATCTACAAGCTGTATTAGGTCTGTCAACTCGAATATTTGCTAAGTCAGGTAGTCGACTAGATGCAATTGCAATCAAGCCGCTAGCCTCATCACTCATCATGGATCCAACAATAATCAATGTAGAGGGTATATGAAACACATAAGAGTTATGAGTTTATTCAATTAACAATTTTGAGTTTATGCAATAACATCTAAATGCTCCAGCTAAACTTGAATTAAGCTTacgctcaaaaaaaaaaaatccaagttaAGCTGAATAGCTATTTTAATAACTTGATTAGCTCGAAATGGTTTAACTCAATCACCTTATCAACATTAAGCTTGGCTCGATTTGGATAGTTTACAACTCTAAAAGCACATGTTGTATTACTTACTGGCATTTTTTCCCCCTGTTTTTCCATTACAACATGCAATGAGTAATTCCTCCTCCACATGAGAGTCATCGTTAATGGAGATTTGAGTCACGAGAAGCTGAAATTTGACGCAATCCGGTGGATATCATTTCCTCCGGCCAACCAGGGATGAAGGGTTCCCAGAGAACAGCTCGTCGATGTAGTTCTCGAGCTCCTCCGGCCCGAACTTGATGTACTTCTCCGTCTGCCTGCCCGGGTCCAGGTACTGCGAAAACCTCCCCAGGAACGACCGGTACGCCGGCACGATCACCGCCGACACCGACACCCTGAGCTCCGACTGCAGCTGCTCGTCGCTGACCACCCACAGGCACTGCGCCTTGTGGATCTCCTCGAACATGGCGTTGAAGCTCTTGAACCGCTCCTTGAGCGCCGGCTTGGCCACCCCCGTTCCGCCCTTCCCCTGCAGCCCCGCGTCCTTGAAGCACCCCAGCACCCTCGCCCACGTCTCCCTCTGGTAGTTCTTGTGGTACTGCCGCAGCTCCGTCGACCGCTTCCGGCTCCAGCTGTCCCCCAGCATCCGGTGGATCTCCCCTGACCCCTTTATCTTCTGCATGATGTACCGGCCGTTGTTCATCAGGAAGATGCTGTTCAGCGACGGATCCTTGTACAGCCTCGACTTCCCCTCTAGGTTCGCGTGCAGCATCTCCATCAGCTCCACCAGATGGCTCGCGAAGTAGTTACCGTCTTCCCCGCCGTTCTTGGCGCCGCTGCCGTGATTCCGGTGCTCCTTGAAGATGTGCTCCATCGTGTTCCTGTACTCGCACGCGTACTTGAGGTAGTTCATCACGTACCGAGTCAGCGGGTGGACGGCGCCGCCTGGCACCGGCGTCTTGGTCGTGTCGTTCTTGATCGAGTTCTCAAGCTCGCAGAAGATGGCCACGGCCGCCTCCGCGAGACGCGCGTTTACGGACGCCATCTCCGTCTCGAGATTTTCCAGCGCCGAGGGCTCGCCGTCGTGGTTTTCTTCCGGCGGCTCTGGCCTCAAGAGGGCGTGGATCTTGGGTAGGATGTCGCGCAGGGTCTCGTACATGTCGAGAACCTTGAAGAGCTTCTCCGCAGAGCGCTTGGTCATGGCGACGGCCTCCGCGAAAGTGAGCAGCGGGATGGTCGCGCTGCAGATGAGGTCGTGGAAGATGCTCTTGGCGATGGCTTCTTGGCCGGCAAGAACGGCGAAACAGAGGTCCTGCTCGCGGGGGAAGGCGACTTCGACGGACTGCCGGAAGACTCGGATCCACGTGGCGATCTCGCCCTCGAGCGAATCCAACGGCAGCCGCACCACGTCGTCGATGCTGAGCTTCTCGTACCCGAGGCTCGACAGGCCGGCGTCGAAGGCGTTCCGACGCGTCACCGCGATCACCTGGCAGCACTCTATCGTGTACCCGGCGTTGATCATGGCGCCCACCACCCGCCGCAGCTCCTCCACCATCTCCGGCGCTAATGTCTCCGGCGCGAGGTCGAGCGAGTTGGACTCCGGAGAGGGCAGGACGAACCGGTCAGAGGAGTCCGAGCTGCGGTCGAACGAGGAAGGGCGCTTGCTCTTCGACCGGGCGCTGCCGGGGTCGACCTTATACTTGGGATCTTGATCGAGGAGGATGTGCAACTCGTCCTCGAGGAAGCACATCGAGCGATGGACGATGCCGCCGGCGCGGTTCATCGCCCTCTTGCACTCCGGCTCCGCGGAAGATAAGCCGCCCGCCGCCGACGCTAGCTTGACCACGAGATCGATGGTGCTGAAAAGGCTGAGCTCGCCATTTTCCGGCGACGACAGTATCCCGAACTCCCCCGACTCATGCTTCGCCACCATCTCCTCTGCGAGGTCAA is a window encoding:
- the LOC121983183 gene encoding exocyst complex component EXO70B1-like, with the translated sequence MERFHSFPQKHARHRVVGRSLSLGNVDLERCENKGGFELDKEELIGEDRGGGGVKESEEAEEEKDVSAASLSAEIDDFIGRVLREPPEETVPVFPQSAVEKFLDLAEEMVAKHESGEFGILSSPENGELSLFSTIDLVVKLASAAGGLSSAEPECKRAMNRAGGIVHRSMCFLEDELHILLDQDPKYKVDPGSARSKSKRPSSFDRSSDSSDRFVLPSPESNSLDLAPETLAPEMVEELRRVVGAMINAGYTIECCQVIAVTRRNAFDAGLSSLGYEKLSIDDVVRLPLDSLEGEIATWIRVFRQSVEVAFPREQDLCFAVLAGQEAIAKSIFHDLICSATIPLLTFAEAVAMTKRSAEKLFKVLDMYETLRDILPKIHALLRPEPPEENHDGEPSALENLETEMASVNARLAEAAVAIFCELENSIKNDTTKTPVPGGAVHPLTRYVMNYLKYACEYRNTMEHIFKEHRNHGSGAKNGGEDGNYFASHLVELMEMLHANLEGKSRLYKDPSLNSIFLMNNGRYIMQKIKGSGEIHRMLGDSWSRKRSTELRQYHKNYQRETWARVLGCFKDAGLQGKGGTGVAKPALKERFKSFNAMFEEIHKAQCLWVVSDEQLQSELRVSVSAVIVPAYRSFLGRFSQYLDPGRQTEKYIKFGPEELENYIDELFSGNPSSLVGRRK